A part of Saccharomonospora amisosensis genomic DNA contains:
- a CDS encoding SRPBCC family protein yields MRKTNFGLIAGGLAAALAGAVAYVVLLRDKVLTWGATADEVSRSLPGDELIPDPDITATRAIEIEAPPNRVWPWLVQIGSGRAGLYSYDWIENLLGYDLHSSSRILPEFQNLGVGDVVPLGPHGPRLRVESLRPGESLVLRGEDEPWSWTFALTDVGDGHTRLVSRNRFATGEPSAKTRLRNLAVIEPESLVMERKMLRGIKERAERG; encoded by the coding sequence ATGCGAAAGACGAACTTCGGACTCATCGCGGGCGGGCTGGCCGCGGCACTGGCCGGCGCGGTCGCGTATGTGGTCCTGCTACGAGACAAGGTACTCACCTGGGGTGCGACCGCCGATGAGGTCAGCCGGTCACTGCCGGGGGACGAACTCATCCCTGACCCCGACATCACCGCCACGAGGGCGATCGAGATCGAAGCGCCGCCGAACCGGGTTTGGCCCTGGCTTGTGCAGATCGGCAGTGGCCGCGCGGGTCTGTACAGCTACGACTGGATCGAGAATCTGCTCGGTTACGACCTGCACAGCTCCTCGCGGATCCTGCCCGAGTTCCAGAACCTCGGCGTCGGCGATGTGGTCCCACTTGGCCCGCACGGGCCAAGGCTGCGTGTGGAGAGCCTGCGACCAGGCGAATCGCTGGTGCTGCGAGGTGAAGACGAGCCGTGGAGCTGGACCTTCGCGCTGACCGACGTCGGCGACGGGCACACGCGGCTGGTCAGTCGAAACCGCTTCGCCACCGGCGAGCCTTCGGCGAAGACCCGGCTGCGCAACCTCGCCGTCATCGAGCCCGAATCGCTTGTTATGGAGCGCAAAATGCTGCGTGGCATCAAGGAGCGCGCTGAGCGTGGTTAG
- a CDS encoding MarR family winged helix-turn-helix transcriptional regulator, producing the protein MQEGAIPALLAMAFRAVMDRVHEQLAGEGFTDVRPAHGFVFQYLSTHPAATAVELGEHLGITKQAAVQLVDELDRRGYVERRPHPHDRRSRVVALTPRGWHCIRRVVEAWTGIEQEWARLIGTERLRELHDDLVTLTDHTGDGRRVPLRPVW; encoded by the coding sequence TTGCAGGAGGGTGCCATCCCGGCCCTGCTCGCCATGGCCTTCCGTGCGGTGATGGACCGGGTGCACGAACAGCTCGCAGGCGAAGGTTTCACCGATGTGCGCCCCGCGCACGGATTCGTGTTCCAGTACCTGTCGACGCACCCCGCTGCCACCGCCGTCGAACTCGGCGAGCACCTCGGGATCACCAAACAGGCCGCCGTCCAACTCGTCGACGAACTGGACAGGCGAGGCTACGTCGAGCGCCGCCCGCATCCCCATGACCGCCGAAGCAGGGTCGTCGCACTCACCCCGCGTGGCTGGCACTGCATCCGCCGTGTCGTGGAGGCTTGGACGGGCATCGAACAGGAATGGGCACGATTGATCGGCACCGAGCGGCTGCGCGAGCTGCACGACGACCTCGTCACCCTGACCGACCACACCGGCGACGGTCGCCGGGTCCCGCTACGCCCGGTCTGGTAG
- the hutH gene encoding histidine ammonia-lyase encodes MSEQVRLGAAALRREQVIAVARGAATVELDEVAERELVRARALVDAQAEARPPAYGVSTGFGALAVRRIPADQRTQLQRSLIRSHSAGAGAVVEREVVRAMLLLRLRTLVSGYSGVRPVTARSLAALLNAGITPVVHEHGSLGCSGDLAPLAAAGLALMGEGEVFDQDGTRLAASDALAAAGIEPLTLAEKEGLSLINGTDGMLGMLVLAVEDLRGLVDVADLTAAMSVEALLGTDRAYAQELQELRPHPGQAVSARRMRSALAGSQIMASHRGEDCTRVQDAYSLRCAPQVHGAARDTLDHAAAVADRELASIIDNPVVLADGRLESCGNFHGAPLGYVLDFLAVAVADLASIAERRTDRMLDVARSHGLPAFLAANPGVDSGHMIAQYTQAAVVSELKRLAVPASVDSIPSSAMQEDHVSMGWSAARKLRRAISGLTTVLAVELLTAARALDLRAPLLPAPGTGAVRDLLRTRVSGPGTDRQLAPEIAAAEELIASGAVLHAALPDERR; translated from the coding sequence ATGTCCGAGCAGGTACGCCTCGGGGCGGCAGCGCTACGGCGCGAGCAGGTGATCGCGGTGGCCCGCGGTGCGGCGACGGTCGAGCTGGACGAGGTGGCCGAGCGTGAACTCGTCAGAGCGCGTGCCCTTGTCGACGCGCAGGCCGAGGCGCGACCACCCGCGTACGGGGTCTCCACCGGGTTCGGAGCACTAGCGGTGCGTCGCATCCCCGCCGACCAACGCACCCAACTGCAGCGGTCGCTGATCCGCTCGCACTCCGCGGGCGCAGGTGCGGTCGTGGAGCGCGAGGTGGTGCGGGCGATGCTGCTGCTGCGGCTGCGCACATTGGTGAGCGGGTACAGCGGGGTGCGCCCGGTGACCGCGCGATCTTTGGCGGCGCTGCTGAACGCCGGGATCACCCCGGTGGTGCACGAGCACGGCTCGCTGGGTTGCTCAGGCGACCTCGCTCCGCTCGCGGCCGCCGGGCTCGCGCTCATGGGTGAGGGTGAGGTGTTCGACCAGGACGGCACGCGGCTGGCTGCCTCGGACGCGCTCGCCGCCGCCGGTATCGAACCGCTGACGCTGGCCGAGAAGGAGGGCCTCTCGCTCATCAACGGCACCGACGGCATGCTCGGCATGCTGGTGTTGGCCGTCGAGGATCTGCGCGGGCTCGTGGACGTCGCCGACCTCACCGCCGCGATGAGTGTGGAAGCCCTGCTCGGCACCGATCGGGCGTACGCCCAGGAGTTGCAGGAGCTGCGACCACACCCGGGGCAGGCGGTGTCCGCGCGCCGGATGCGTTCCGCGTTGGCGGGCTCGCAGATCATGGCCAGCCATCGAGGCGAGGACTGCACGCGCGTGCAGGACGCCTACTCGCTGCGGTGCGCGCCGCAGGTGCACGGGGCCGCGCGAGACACCCTCGACCACGCGGCCGCGGTCGCCGACCGCGAACTCGCCTCCATCATCGACAACCCGGTGGTACTCGCCGACGGCAGGCTGGAGTCCTGCGGCAACTTCCACGGCGCGCCGCTGGGCTACGTGCTGGACTTCCTCGCCGTCGCCGTGGCCGACCTCGCGAGTATCGCCGAGCGCCGTACCGACCGGATGCTCGACGTCGCCCGCTCACACGGCCTTCCCGCTTTCCTCGCCGCGAACCCCGGTGTGGACTCCGGGCACATGATCGCCCAGTACACGCAGGCAGCGGTGGTGAGCGAGCTGAAGCGGCTGGCTGTCCCCGCGTCGGTGGATTCCATTCCCAGCAGCGCGATGCAGGAGGACCACGTGTCCATGGGCTGGAGCGCCGCGCGCAAACTGCGCCGCGCGATCAGCGGGCTCACCACCGTGCTCGCCGTGGAACTGCTCACCGCCGCGCGTGCGCTCGACCTGCGTGCGCCGTTGCTGCCCGCACCTGGCACGGGAGCGGTGCGGGACCTGCTGCGCACCCGGGTATCCGGTCCGGGGACCGACAGGCAGCTGGCTCCCGAGATCGCCGCGGCGGAGGAACTCATCGCCTCCGGCGCCGTGCTGCACGCCGCGCTGCCGGACGAGCGGAGATGA
- a CDS encoding sensor domain-containing protein, which yields MTAAYPKHSPRPPVAGSVTYLLLNLPAGIAGFVLLVTLGSVGVSTVIIWVGVPVLMLAILLARAFAEVERARVHALLGTYIARPYRPLPDGGQKLRWKARLSDTSTWRDICYLLLLFPVGIAEFVLVVTLWAVSLGLLALPVYYRYLPEGAYFFPSYDLRWITVDSVTTALPWAALGVLLLVATVAFTRGMAGAHARFARLLLGPTSAMTPAAEAVGAGHVTPRPVAE from the coding sequence ATGACCGCGGCGTACCCCAAGCATTCACCTCGACCTCCGGTGGCGGGCTCGGTCACCTACCTGCTGCTCAACCTCCCCGCGGGCATCGCCGGTTTCGTCCTGCTGGTGACGCTGGGCTCGGTGGGGGTGTCCACGGTGATCATCTGGGTGGGTGTGCCGGTGCTGATGCTGGCCATCCTGCTGGCGCGCGCCTTCGCGGAGGTGGAACGGGCCCGCGTACACGCGCTGCTCGGCACCTACATCGCGCGGCCGTACCGGCCGCTACCTGATGGCGGCCAGAAGCTGCGCTGGAAGGCCCGGCTGTCCGACACCTCCACGTGGCGCGACATCTGCTACCTACTGCTGCTCTTTCCGGTAGGCATCGCGGAGTTCGTGCTGGTGGTGACATTGTGGGCGGTGTCGCTCGGGCTGCTCGCGCTTCCGGTGTACTACCGCTACCTGCCGGAAGGGGCGTACTTCTTCCCCAGTTACGACCTGCGATGGATCACCGTGGATTCGGTGACTACCGCGCTACCTTGGGCCGCGCTGGGTGTGTTGCTGCTCGTCGCGACCGTTGCCTTCACACGAGGTATGGCGGGCGCGCATGCCCGGTTCGCCCGCCTGTTGCTCGGCCCCACCTCGGCGATGACGCCGGCGGCTGAGGCGGTCGGTGCCGGCCACGTCACACCGCGGCCGGTGGCAGAATGA
- a CDS encoding DUF2267 domain-containing protein codes for MDHDHFIGQVQTRAQLASRGEAEGLTRATLETLGERVPEHLAENLADQLPAELGEHLRRTVTLGGAGSGERFGLDEFVARVAERGHLPEPNAVYGSRVVLEVTDEATQGVLDKVRHSLPAGLRQLVDAGSTGQMGS; via the coding sequence ATGGACCACGACCACTTCATCGGTCAGGTGCAGACGCGGGCGCAACTGGCCAGCCGTGGTGAGGCGGAGGGCCTGACCCGAGCGACGCTGGAAACCCTCGGGGAGCGGGTGCCCGAGCACCTCGCGGAGAACCTGGCCGACCAGTTGCCCGCCGAACTGGGCGAGCACCTGCGAAGGACGGTGACACTCGGTGGCGCCGGTTCCGGGGAGCGGTTCGGGCTCGACGAGTTCGTTGCTCGCGTCGCCGAGCGTGGCCACCTGCCCGAGCCCAACGCGGTGTACGGCTCGCGTGTCGTGCTGGAGGTGACCGACGAGGCGACCCAGGGGGTGCTGGACAAGGTGCGCCACTCGCTGCCCGCCGGCCTGCGGCAGTTGGTGGATGCGGGCAGCACGGGCCAGATGGGTTCCTGA
- a CDS encoding cupin domain-containing protein, which produces MTLATLMDAPTFDIGGFQARSLAVPSRGSTELAVWSLEAAPGAATEWHTVDREEVFVLQEGKVLVEVGEQVHELTAGDAAIATPGVPFRLRNPAAVAARLTVCTSKGMRGTVNGRTIDPPWAQ; this is translated from the coding sequence ATGACACTCGCCACGCTCATGGACGCGCCGACGTTCGACATCGGCGGTTTCCAGGCACGCTCGCTCGCCGTGCCAAGTAGGGGATCGACCGAACTCGCCGTCTGGTCGCTGGAGGCAGCACCGGGGGCCGCCACCGAATGGCACACGGTCGACAGAGAGGAAGTGTTCGTGTTGCAGGAAGGGAAGGTGCTGGTGGAGGTGGGTGAGCAGGTGCATGAGCTGACGGCGGGGGATGCGGCCATCGCCACACCGGGCGTTCCGTTTCGCCTGCGTAACCCGGCCGCGGTGGCCGCGCGGCTGACCGTGTGCACCTCTAAGGGCATGCGCGGGACCGTGAACGGTAGGACGATCGACCCACCGTGGGCTCAATAG
- a CDS encoding response regulator transcription factor, with product MRVVIAEDAVLLRAGVQRLLADEGIETVAAVDNGDDLLKAVEEQLPQLAIVDVRMPPTFTDEGLRAALRARKVVRDLPVLVLSQYVEETYAVELLADGAGGVGYLLKERVADVAEFLDAVRRVAEGGTAIDPEVIAQLVARGRRDPLTSLTARESEVLDLMAQGLSNSAIASRLVVSHGAVEKHIGNIFTKLGLEVSAEEHRRVRAVLTYLGR from the coding sequence ATGCGCGTGGTCATCGCCGAGGACGCCGTCCTGTTGCGGGCAGGCGTACAACGCCTGCTGGCCGATGAGGGCATCGAAACGGTCGCGGCCGTGGACAACGGTGACGACCTGCTGAAGGCCGTCGAGGAGCAGCTACCGCAACTCGCGATCGTCGACGTACGGATGCCGCCGACGTTCACCGACGAGGGTCTGCGGGCCGCGCTGCGGGCTCGCAAGGTTGTGCGCGACCTGCCCGTGCTGGTGCTCTCGCAGTACGTGGAGGAAACCTACGCGGTTGAGTTGCTCGCCGACGGCGCCGGAGGCGTGGGCTACCTGCTTAAGGAGCGGGTCGCCGACGTCGCGGAGTTCCTCGACGCCGTGCGGCGCGTGGCCGAGGGCGGCACCGCGATCGATCCGGAGGTGATCGCCCAACTCGTGGCCCGTGGCAGGCGCGACCCGCTGACCTCGCTCACCGCACGCGAGTCGGAAGTGCTCGACCTGATGGCACAGGGACTGTCCAACTCCGCCATCGCGAGTCGTCTCGTCGTGTCGCACGGAGCGGTCGAGAAGCACATCGGCAACATCTTCACCAAGTTGGGCCTCGAGGTGAGCGCCGAGGAGCACCGCAGAGTACGCGCGGTGCTCACCTACCTCGGCCGCTGA
- a CDS encoding sensor histidine kinase has protein sequence MVASLPLRLLQFVVIVTLSLVGLATLVVWIGIPTLMLATKVVRGFGDLERRWVSATLATPVPAADRLPKDGGPLRRWRTQLTDPTTWRDLGYLLLAFPIGVFEFALGVVAIVLLPIAIWVVPGVGWLHGRLALALLGPPKARRAEARASRLQASRARGVDAAEAERRRIERDLHDGAQQRLVAVAMSLGRAKTKLGDPDSLRSLLDEAHTDAKHAVAELRDLARGIYPAVLADRGLDAALSAQAAKSPVPVEVTVDVEPRPPAAVETTAYFIVGETLTNIAKHSGATQASVRVWRSSDTVVVEVTDNGNGGARLRQGGGLRGLADRAATIDGVISVVSPPGGPTVIRADLPCTW, from the coding sequence ATGGTGGCGAGCCTGCCGCTACGGCTGCTGCAGTTCGTCGTGATCGTGACGCTTTCTCTGGTGGGGCTCGCCACGCTCGTCGTCTGGATCGGCATTCCGACACTGATGCTCGCCACCAAGGTGGTGCGAGGCTTCGGTGACCTGGAACGACGTTGGGTGAGCGCGACGCTGGCGACTCCCGTCCCCGCCGCCGACCGGCTGCCGAAGGACGGTGGACCGCTGCGACGGTGGAGGACGCAGCTCACCGATCCCACCACCTGGCGTGACCTCGGCTACCTGCTGCTCGCCTTTCCGATCGGCGTGTTCGAGTTCGCACTAGGGGTTGTCGCGATCGTGCTGCTGCCGATCGCCATCTGGGTGGTTCCAGGTGTGGGCTGGCTGCACGGCAGGCTCGCGCTGGCTCTACTGGGACCGCCGAAGGCCCGCAGGGCGGAGGCCAGGGCCTCACGACTGCAAGCGTCCAGGGCACGCGGTGTGGACGCCGCTGAGGCCGAGCGTCGGCGTATCGAGCGCGACCTGCACGACGGCGCGCAGCAACGCCTGGTGGCAGTGGCGATGAGCCTGGGCAGGGCGAAGACCAAGCTGGGCGACCCGGATTCGCTACGTAGCCTGCTCGACGAGGCCCACACAGACGCGAAACACGCGGTGGCCGAGCTGCGGGACCTGGCAAGGGGCATCTACCCCGCGGTGCTGGCCGACCGGGGGCTGGACGCGGCGCTGTCCGCGCAGGCCGCGAAGTCGCCCGTGCCGGTCGAGGTGACCGTCGACGTCGAGCCGCGCCCGCCCGCGGCGGTGGAGACGACGGCCTACTTCATCGTCGGCGAGACGCTCACCAACATCGCCAAACACTCGGGCGCGACACAGGCGAGCGTGCGCGTGTGGCGATCGAGCGACACCGTGGTGGTCGAGGTGACCGACAACGGCAACGGTGGTGCACGGCTGCGGCAGGGGGGTGGGCTGCGCGGACTCGCCGACCGTGCTGCCACGATTGACGGCGTCATTTCCGTCGTCAGCCCGCCGGGCGGCCCCACGGTGATTCGAGCGGACCTGCCGTGTACCTGGTGA